The Formosa sp. Hel1_33_131 genome window below encodes:
- a CDS encoding ester cyclase yields the protein MKKSIILLLSLVILSCSQQPSQECQTLETANVNLEKNIEMYVSVWETLFEKRDIELINIDSFDPQATVVTAQGDIVGIDAFRAYYNNYLSGFSDAQFEIVDIFGQGDKMVKHWTFKGTHDGEMFGIPATNNKVDISGTTLIWMKDGKILKEQDYFDNHSFLTQLGLL from the coding sequence ATGAAAAAATCAATAATTTTACTGCTTTCACTCGTTATCCTGAGCTGTTCTCAACAACCAAGTCAAGAGTGTCAAACACTGGAAACCGCAAATGTAAATCTTGAAAAAAACATAGAAATGTATGTTTCGGTATGGGAAACCCTGTTTGAGAAAAGAGATATAGAGCTTATCAATATTGATAGTTTTGACCCTCAAGCAACCGTGGTAACAGCACAAGGAGACATTGTTGGGATCGATGCGTTTAGAGCCTATTACAATAATTATTTATCAGGATTTTCGGATGCTCAATTTGAAATCGTTGATATATTTGGACAAGGAGATAAAATGGTTAAACACTGGACGTTTAAAGGTACTCACGATGGTGAAATGTTTGGAATTCCAGCCACTAACAACAAGGTTGACATCAGTGGAACAACACTCATTTGGATGAAAGATGGAAAGATATTAAAAGAACAAGATTATTTTGACAACCATTCATTTTTAACTCAGTTAGGATTGCTGTAG
- a CDS encoding NAD-dependent epimerase/dehydratase family protein, with product MQEKILITGAGGQLGFVLTLKLQEKFGVDHVIATDLYSKVGFSGHFETLDATDFQKLESIVIKHNITQIYHLAAILSASGEKTPTMTWDLNMKTLINVLEVSRIHEVNKVFFPSSIAVFGANALKDNTAQDQFLLPSTIYGVSKAAGENWANYYHQKYRLDVRSLRYPGVIGHESLPGGGTTDYAVDIFHKAIDNKPFECFLSASTLLPMIYMDDAIRATIELMDAPKENITIRSSYNLAGMSFNPNQLFLRIRNTYPEFKINYKPDFRQQIADTWPNSIDDSKAANDWGWKPKYDLEAMTESMIKNLKLKQ from the coding sequence ATGCAAGAAAAAATATTAATAACGGGGGCTGGGGGGCAATTAGGATTTGTTCTAACATTGAAACTCCAAGAAAAGTTTGGGGTAGATCATGTCATTGCAACCGATCTTTATTCCAAGGTTGGATTTAGTGGACACTTTGAAACTTTAGATGCGACGGATTTTCAGAAATTAGAATCCATCGTCATTAAGCATAACATCACGCAAATTTATCACCTAGCAGCAATTTTATCCGCCAGTGGAGAAAAGACTCCAACCATGACTTGGGACTTAAACATGAAGACGCTTATCAACGTCTTAGAAGTTTCAAGAATTCATGAAGTCAATAAAGTTTTTTTCCCAAGCTCCATAGCAGTTTTTGGAGCAAATGCACTAAAAGACAATACCGCTCAAGATCAGTTTTTATTACCCTCCACTATTTACGGAGTGAGTAAAGCTGCTGGCGAAAATTGGGCAAATTATTACCACCAAAAATACAGATTGGACGTAAGATCGTTAAGATACCCCGGCGTGATAGGACACGAATCTTTGCCTGGTGGGGGCACCACAGATTATGCAGTTGATATATTTCACAAAGCCATTGACAACAAACCTTTTGAATGTTTTTTGAGTGCATCAACTCTGTTGCCAATGATTTATATGGACGATGCAATCCGAGCCACCATAGAACTCATGGACGCGCCTAAAGAAAACATCACAATTCGATCTTCTTATAATTTAGCAGGCATGAGTTTTAATCCAAATCAACTATTTTTGAGGATTAGAAACACATACCCTGAATTCAAAATCAATTACAAGCCAGATTTCAGACAACAGATCGCGGACACTTGGCCAAACAGCATTGACGATTCAAAAGCTGCCAATGATTGGGGTTGGAAACCTAAATACGATTTGGAAGCCATGACCGAGAGTATGATTAAAAATTTAAAATTAAAACAGTAA
- a CDS encoding CBS domain-containing protein: MPIKSFQGARREPSKEEVKSLKVSDYMTTNLITFTPDQSIESVMELLIKHRISGGPVVNAKKELIGIISEGDCIKQISESRYYNMPMQDQTIEKHMARNVDTIDGNMNIFDAANKFLEAKRRRFPIVENGKLVGQISQKDILKAAMQMKGQNWK; the protein is encoded by the coding sequence ATGCCCATAAAAAGTTTTCAAGGTGCCAGACGGGAACCCTCAAAAGAGGAAGTTAAATCGCTAAAAGTTAGTGATTATATGACTACAAATTTGATCACATTCACGCCCGACCAATCGATTGAAAGTGTGATGGAATTGTTAATTAAACATCGCATTTCTGGGGGTCCTGTTGTGAATGCTAAAAAAGAATTGATAGGCATTATTTCGGAAGGGGATTGTATAAAGCAAATCAGTGAAAGTCGCTACTACAATATGCCAATGCAAGACCAAACGATTGAAAAACACATGGCTAGAAATGTAGATACCATTGATGGAAACATGAATATTTTTGATGCCGCCAATAAATTTTTAGAAGCCAAAAGACGTCGATTTCCAATTGTGGAAAACGGCAAGTTAGTTGGGCAGATCAGCCAGAAAGACATATTGAAAGCAGCCATGCAAATGAAAGGACAAAACTGGAAATAA
- a CDS encoding efflux RND transporter periplasmic adaptor subunit has protein sequence MKKYIIYIGLVVVGLVLGWFLFGNSSNEKTEHNHSEMAKTNQIWTCSMHPQIMLPEAGDCPICGMDLIPAETTAMGLSADQFKLTDNAIALANIQTSVVGESVMENSGIKLSGKIVENEEANAVQVSYFSGRIEKLNVNFTGEKIRKGQLLATVYSPELYAAQQELITAISLKESQPALYKAVRNKLKLWKLSDSQINQIETSRKVQENVPIYATVSGTVSKKLVEQGDYIKQGQPLLKISNLNTVWANFDVYENQIDLFKKGQNISITTNAYPKKKFKAKVDFIDPILDANTRTVKLRAVLNNTNNTFKPGMFVKGVLKRRGLSSMKMLLKIPASAVLWTGVRSVVYVKSTANEPVFEMKEIVLGTKLGGYYEVIEGLNSGDEIVTNGTFTVDAAAQLQGKKSMMNKEGGKTMTGHEGHLGMMEPMSSMDTHFNMNERMKVSKEFQNQLKKVFDRYITLKNSLIEDNSEEVVKDAKKLLSDLSKVDMKLLNMDAHSNWMPLEKALKKAVNSISSDIVAQRKQFKQLSKHLTTAIELFGINAEIYQQFCPMADNNKGAHWLSKKEKVINPYFGQSMLKCGEVKQVIK, from the coding sequence ATGAAAAAATATATAATTTACATCGGATTGGTAGTTGTTGGATTAGTATTGGGCTGGTTTCTTTTTGGAAATTCCTCCAACGAAAAAACAGAACACAATCACTCTGAAATGGCGAAAACAAATCAAATATGGACCTGTTCTATGCATCCGCAAATTATGCTTCCTGAAGCTGGCGATTGCCCTATTTGTGGGATGGATTTAATTCCAGCTGAAACAACTGCAATGGGATTGTCCGCAGATCAGTTTAAGTTAACCGATAATGCGATCGCATTGGCAAACATCCAAACTTCTGTGGTTGGAGAATCCGTTATGGAAAACAGTGGCATTAAATTATCAGGGAAAATTGTAGAAAATGAAGAAGCCAATGCCGTTCAAGTCAGTTATTTTTCGGGAAGAATAGAAAAACTGAATGTAAATTTTACAGGAGAAAAAATACGCAAAGGACAATTATTAGCCACCGTTTATTCGCCAGAACTGTATGCCGCTCAGCAAGAATTAATCACAGCAATCTCCTTAAAAGAATCCCAACCAGCCTTATATAAAGCGGTACGAAATAAACTAAAATTATGGAAACTTTCCGATAGTCAAATCAATCAAATTGAGACGAGCAGAAAAGTTCAAGAAAATGTACCAATATACGCAACAGTGTCGGGGACGGTTTCAAAAAAACTAGTAGAACAAGGCGACTATATAAAACAAGGGCAACCGTTGTTAAAAATTTCCAATCTCAATACGGTGTGGGCAAATTTTGATGTTTATGAAAATCAAATTGATTTATTTAAAAAAGGTCAAAATATTTCTATAACAACAAACGCCTATCCTAAAAAGAAGTTTAAAGCGAAGGTTGATTTTATAGATCCCATTTTAGATGCAAACACTCGAACCGTAAAATTAAGAGCTGTTTTAAACAATACAAATAACACTTTTAAACCAGGAATGTTTGTGAAAGGGGTCCTTAAAAGAAGGGGGCTTTCTTCAATGAAAATGCTGTTAAAAATTCCTGCTTCAGCTGTTTTATGGACAGGTGTTCGATCGGTAGTGTATGTGAAATCCACTGCCAATGAACCCGTTTTTGAAATGAAAGAAATTGTATTGGGCACTAAACTCGGAGGTTATTACGAAGTTATAGAGGGGTTAAATAGTGGAGATGAAATTGTAACCAATGGTACCTTTACAGTGGATGCCGCTGCACAATTGCAAGGCAAAAAATCGATGATGAATAAAGAAGGTGGTAAAACAATGACGGGACACGAAGGACATCTTGGGATGATGGAGCCAATGTCCAGTATGGACACTCATTTCAATATGAATGAGAGAATGAAGGTGTCAAAGGAGTTTCAAAACCAGCTAAAAAAGGTATTTGATCGTTATATCACTTTAAAGAATAGTTTGATAGAAGATAATTCAGAAGAGGTTGTAAAGGACGCTAAAAAATTACTTTCAGATTTAAGTAAAGTGGATATGAAATTATTGAATATGGATGCGCACTCTAATTGGATGCCTTTAGAAAAAGCACTTAAAAAGGCCGTAAATTCAATTTCAAGTGATATCGTCGCACAAAGAAAGCAATTTAAACAGCTCTCCAAACACTTAACAACTGCGATAGAATTATTTGGAATTAACGCCGAAATATACCAACAATTTTGTCCTATGGCAGACAACAACAAGGGCGCTCATTGGTTAAGTAAAAAAGAAAAAGTAATCAATCCTTATTTTGGTCAATCCATGCTGAAATGTGGCGAAGTAAAACAAGTAATCAAATAA
- the kbl gene encoding glycine C-acetyltransferase, producing the protein MYGTIKNDFQKDIDAIKSSGLYKAERVLTSKQGPEINTTSQSNVLNFCANNYLGLSAHPKVIQAGIDALNTHGFGLSSVRFICGTQDIHKELEEKTAHYLGMEDCILYAAAFDANGGLFEPLLGAEDAVISDALNHASIIDGIRLCKAKRFRYTHNNMESLEEQLIQASSSRRKLIVTDGSFSMDGTVAQLDKICDLADKYNALVMIDECHSTGFLGATGRGVHEHHNVIDRVDIITGTYGKALGGASGGFTAARKEIVDILRQHSRPYLFSNTLAPAIVGATLQVLDMISDSNELRDKLEANTTFFRTEMTAAGFDIVPGIHPIVPIMLYDASLAQEFSEKLLEEGIYVIGFFFPVVPKDKARIRVQLSAAHEKQHIQKAINAFIKVGKKLKVI; encoded by the coding sequence ATGTACGGAACCATTAAAAACGATTTTCAAAAGGATATTGATGCTATAAAATCAAGTGGACTTTATAAAGCTGAAAGAGTATTGACTTCAAAGCAAGGACCCGAAATAAATACCACATCGCAATCAAATGTATTAAATTTTTGTGCGAATAATTATTTAGGACTTTCGGCACATCCCAAAGTCATTCAAGCAGGTATCGATGCACTAAACACACACGGTTTTGGACTTTCGTCCGTACGATTTATTTGTGGAACTCAGGACATCCATAAAGAATTAGAAGAAAAAACAGCACACTATTTAGGCATGGAAGATTGCATTTTGTACGCTGCTGCTTTTGATGCCAACGGGGGGCTTTTTGAACCCTTGCTTGGGGCAGAAGATGCCGTGATTTCCGATGCACTAAATCATGCATCCATAATTGATGGAATCCGTCTTTGTAAAGCGAAGCGTTTTAGATATACCCATAACAATATGGAATCTCTTGAAGAACAACTCATACAAGCGTCTTCTTCTCGACGTAAATTAATTGTGACGGACGGGTCTTTTTCTATGGACGGCACCGTAGCGCAATTGGATAAAATTTGTGATTTGGCAGACAAGTACAATGCTCTCGTCATGATCGATGAGTGTCACTCAACAGGGTTTCTTGGAGCGACTGGTAGAGGCGTACACGAACATCACAACGTTATAGACCGCGTTGATATAATCACAGGGACGTATGGAAAAGCACTGGGTGGAGCTTCGGGTGGGTTTACAGCAGCTCGAAAAGAAATCGTGGATATCCTAAGACAACATTCTCGACCTTACTTATTTTCAAATACACTAGCGCCCGCCATTGTTGGAGCCACACTTCAGGTTTTAGATATGATTTCTGACTCCAATGAATTGAGAGACAAATTAGAAGCAAACACCACCTTTTTTCGCACAGAAATGACGGCGGCAGGATTTGATATTGTGCCAGGCATTCATCCCATTGTACCCATTATGTTGTATGATGCATCCTTGGCTCAAGAATTTTCGGAGAAACTCTTGGAAGAAGGCATTTATGTGATTGGTTTTTTCTTTCCAGTTGTGCCAAAAGACAAAGCTAGAATTAGAGTACAACTGTCTGCAGCGCATGAAAAACAACACATTCAAAAAGCCATCAATGCATTTATTAAAGTTGGAAAAAAATTAAAAGTTATTTAA
- a CDS encoding Lrp/AsnC family transcriptional regulator has product MEKLDEVDLKILRILQKDSKKTTKEIAKELHLTASPVYERIRRLEKKKYIKKYVALIDKKLVSQPITAICMVSLRYHDEGFIDTFDRQIRALSEVQECYHMAGKVDFFLKINLQSLDAYHEFVRLKLSKIDNIGVLESSFVLKEIFHSTEYNI; this is encoded by the coding sequence ATGGAAAAACTAGACGAGGTCGATCTCAAAATATTAAGAATTTTACAAAAAGATTCAAAAAAAACAACAAAGGAAATTGCCAAAGAACTCCATCTTACGGCATCCCCCGTTTATGAACGCATTCGACGACTGGAGAAAAAAAAGTACATAAAAAAATACGTTGCTTTAATAGATAAAAAATTGGTAAGCCAACCCATTACCGCCATTTGTATGGTTTCTTTACGTTATCACGATGAAGGGTTTATTGATACGTTTGATCGGCAAATTAGGGCTTTAAGTGAGGTGCAAGAGTGTTATCACATGGCTGGAAAAGTGGACTTTTTTTTAAAAATCAACCTTCAGAGTTTAGATGCTTACCACGAGTTTGTAAGGCTTAAACTTTCTAAGATTGATAACATTGGCGTTTTGGAGAGTTCGTTTGTTTTAAAAGAAATTTTTCATAGTACGGAGTATAATATTTAA
- a CDS encoding heavy-metal-associated domain-containing protein, which yields MKKVILSLAVIAAIGLTSFKKAANKEVESVKTTVVSNEMQMTDLSFGVRGNCGMCKNTIEKAVNSLEGISNVNWDVEKKKIDVSFDETKTNEMAIHNAIAASGYDTEKVAGNEDAYKDLPGCCQYDHEMAINKSAE from the coding sequence ATGAAAAAAGTAATTTTAAGTTTGGCTGTGATTGCAGCTATCGGATTAACTAGCTTTAAAAAAGCAGCGAACAAAGAAGTAGAATCAGTAAAAACTACAGTTGTTTCCAACGAAATGCAAATGACAGACCTTAGTTTTGGCGTGCGAGGCAACTGCGGGATGTGTAAAAACACCATTGAAAAAGCAGTCAACAGCCTTGAAGGAATTTCAAATGTCAATTGGGACGTTGAAAAAAAGAAAATTGATGTTTCTTTTGATGAAACAAAAACCAATGAGATGGCAATTCATAATGCCATTGCGGCTTCGGGCTATGACACCGAAAAGGTTGCTGGAAATGAAGACGCCTACAAAGACTTGCCAGGTTGTTGCCAATATGACCATGAAATGGCAATCAATAAATCAGCGGAGTGA
- a CDS encoding GIY-YIG nuclease family protein, translated as MPKRVYHNYWVYILTNKPRGTLYIGVTGGIDDRMERHIKKEGSKFTAKYNLKRLVYYEEFQYIFDAIAREKQLKNWHREWKINLIESENPDWANLWKPLGF; from the coding sequence ATGCCAAAACGTGTATATCATAACTACTGGGTTTATATTCTAACCAACAAACCAAGAGGCACTTTATATATTGGTGTAACTGGTGGGATAGACGATCGTATGGAGCGTCATATAAAAAAAGAAGGTAGCAAATTTACTGCGAAGTATAATTTAAAACGATTGGTGTATTATGAAGAGTTTCAATACATATTTGACGCGATCGCCAGAGAAAAACAATTAAAAAATTGGCATAGGGAATGGAAAATTAATTTAATAGAAAGTGAAAATCCTGATTGGGCTAATTTGTGGAAGCCCTTAGGGTTTTAA
- a CDS encoding CDGSH iron-sulfur domain-containing protein: MEQNTSPTIQVTASGKVVVTNAKDIVLLDGEGNPIAKRNRFALCNCGKTQDGPFCDGAHKE, encoded by the coding sequence ATGGAACAAAACACATCACCCACTATTCAAGTAACGGCTTCTGGAAAAGTTGTGGTTACCAATGCAAAAGACATCGTTTTATTGGATGGCGAAGGAAATCCAATCGCTAAACGCAACCGATTTGCACTGTGCAATTGCGGAAAAACTCAAGATGGGCCTTTCTGCGACGGCGCACATAAAGAGTAA
- the purU gene encoding formyltetrahydrofolate deformylase: MKKITILIHCKDQSGIIAAVTNFIASKNGNIVYIDQHVDQEQSVFFMRLEGEFDDSSYNNSDFNAEFQKEIALKFDMSWELYTAAYRPKMALFVSKYEHCLYDILGRYKSGELALEIPLIVSNHLDLKPIADSFGIPFYHVPVTKDNKPEAEAKHLSLLSKHNIDFIVLARYMQIIPEELINEYPHKIINIHHSFLPAFVGAKPYHSAYKRGVKIIGATSHYVTVELDAGPIIEQDVTRVSHTHSISDLVSKGRDLEKIVLSTGIKLHLDRKVMVYNNKTVIFS, encoded by the coding sequence ATGAAAAAGATTACAATACTCATCCATTGCAAGGACCAATCGGGGATCATTGCGGCGGTGACCAATTTTATAGCTTCCAAAAACGGAAACATTGTGTATATCGATCAGCATGTGGATCAAGAACAGTCCGTTTTTTTTATGCGGTTGGAAGGAGAGTTTGACGATTCCTCTTATAATAATTCAGATTTTAATGCTGAATTTCAAAAAGAAATTGCTCTTAAATTTGACATGAGTTGGGAACTTTACACGGCGGCTTATCGCCCAAAAATGGCGTTGTTTGTATCTAAATATGAACATTGTTTGTACGATATTTTAGGACGTTATAAGTCGGGAGAATTGGCTTTAGAAATTCCTTTGATTGTCAGTAACCATTTAGATTTAAAGCCCATTGCCGATAGTTTTGGGATTCCCTTTTATCATGTGCCGGTGACCAAAGACAACAAGCCGGAAGCAGAAGCCAAGCATTTGTCCCTTTTGTCTAAACACAACATTGACTTTATTGTATTAGCACGCTATATGCAAATTATTCCTGAGGAACTCATAAATGAATACCCACATAAAATCATCAATATACACCACTCCTTTCTTCCTGCGTTTGTGGGAGCGAAGCCTTACCATTCTGCCTATAAAAGAGGGGTTAAAATTATTGGTGCGACGTCTCATTATGTGACTGTAGAGTTGGATGCTGGGCCTATTATCGAGCAAGATGTGACGCGCGTATCACACACCCACTCTATTTCTGATTTGGTCTCAAAAGGGCGGGATTTAGAAAAAATAGTGTTGTCAACGGGAATCAAATTACATCTGGATCGCAAAGTGATGGTATATAATAATAAGACCGTCATTTTTTCATAA